From Mycolicibacterium cosmeticum, a single genomic window includes:
- a CDS encoding oxygenase MpaB family protein, giving the protein MTELAEQPQQTDALPLGPDSLVWKYFGDNRMYLIGPRPAVLQNMLAELGQGVLDHSTFFSDTAERLKRTIPPIFRTVYGTEQDNAGTQVRDFHHHVKGDMPDGGRYHALDPETYFWAHATFVEQIYYFADTFVKRLSPQEKEQIWLESKTWYRRYGVSDRPMPATYAEFEQYWDRMMNEVAVAHKSAKYGVGYVTKGFPCPKAVHPAVWKVVATVFDPLAAFLTTGGLPPRARDLLDLPWTERQERNYQRFAAFWRSKPVNWIWDRLPMSVRYNKFAQRGYAALRPQA; this is encoded by the coding sequence ATGACCGAACTGGCCGAGCAGCCGCAGCAGACCGACGCCCTCCCGCTGGGCCCCGACTCGCTAGTGTGGAAGTACTTCGGCGACAACCGGATGTACCTGATCGGCCCGCGGCCGGCCGTGCTGCAGAACATGCTGGCCGAACTCGGCCAGGGCGTGCTGGACCACTCGACCTTCTTCTCCGACACCGCCGAGCGGCTCAAGCGCACCATCCCGCCGATCTTCCGCACGGTGTACGGCACCGAGCAGGACAACGCGGGCACTCAGGTGCGCGACTTCCACCACCACGTCAAGGGCGACATGCCTGACGGGGGTCGCTATCACGCCCTCGATCCGGAGACCTACTTCTGGGCACACGCCACCTTCGTCGAGCAGATCTATTACTTCGCCGACACCTTCGTCAAGCGGCTCAGCCCACAGGAGAAGGAACAGATCTGGCTGGAATCCAAGACCTGGTACCGCCGCTACGGCGTCAGCGACCGGCCGATGCCGGCCACCTACGCCGAGTTCGAGCAGTACTGGGACCGGATGATGAACGAGGTGGCCGTCGCGCACAAGAGCGCCAAATACGGTGTCGGCTATGTGACCAAGGGCTTCCCGTGCCCCAAGGCCGTGCACCCGGCCGTCTGGAAGGTGGTGGCCACCGTGTTCGATCCGCTCGCCGCGTTCCTCACCACCGGCGGTCTGCCGCCGCGCGCACGTGACCTGCTCGACCTGCCATGGACCGAGCGTCAGGAGCGCAATTACCAGCGCTTCGCGGCGTTCTGGCGGTCCAAGCCGGTAAACTGGATATGGGACCGACTGCCGATGTCGGTGCGCTACAACAAGTTCGCGCAGCGGGGTTATGCCGCCCTTCGACCCCAGGCCTGA
- a CDS encoding TetR/AcrR family transcriptional regulator → MPPFDPRPDMAPDATQAILDAALVEFERHGFRRVALDDVAKRAGVSRTTIYRRFANRDELVGAVIERENVALFADIAQELKSAGPQANYYVEAFTLSILRFRRHRVLNQMMVDEPALVLELMHRHYGAAVERMADALRVIFPPGFAERIGAPAVNDFADTILRYAAMVLLLPSVEPVQTADEIRAFATKHFLPSLPAAVRTVSA, encoded by the coding sequence ATGCCGCCCTTCGACCCCAGGCCTGATATGGCGCCCGACGCCACCCAAGCGATCCTCGACGCCGCGCTCGTCGAGTTCGAGCGGCACGGTTTCCGTCGTGTGGCCCTCGACGACGTCGCCAAGCGGGCCGGGGTCAGCCGCACCACCATCTACCGCCGGTTCGCCAACCGCGACGAACTGGTCGGCGCGGTCATCGAGCGGGAGAACGTGGCGTTGTTCGCCGATATCGCGCAGGAACTGAAAAGCGCCGGGCCGCAGGCCAATTACTACGTGGAGGCGTTCACCCTGTCGATCCTGCGGTTCCGCAGGCACCGGGTGCTCAACCAGATGATGGTCGACGAACCGGCGCTGGTGCTGGAGCTGATGCACCGGCATTACGGCGCCGCGGTCGAGCGGATGGCGGACGCGCTGCGGGTCATCTTCCCGCCCGGCTTCGCCGAACGGATCGGCGCGCCGGCCGTCAACGACTTCGCCGACACCATCCTGCGTTATGCGGCAATGGTTCTGCTGCTGCCCAGCGTGGAGCCGGTGCAGACGGCCGACGAGATCCGGGCGTTCGCCACCAAGCATTTCCTGCCCAGCCTGCCCGCGGCGGTGCGAACCGTCAGCGCGTAA